One part of the Triplophysa dalaica isolate WHDGS20190420 chromosome 25, ASM1584641v1, whole genome shotgun sequence genome encodes these proteins:
- the ddx39b gene encoding DEAD (Asp-Glu-Ala-Asp) box polypeptide 39B: MTENDVENELLDYEEDEVDATGPGDVVIGHEGTISIRKEGVKGSYVSIHSSGFRDFLLKPELLRAIVDCGFEHPSEVQHECIPQAILGMDVLCQAKSGMGKTAVFVLATLQQLEPVTGQVSVLVMCHTRELAFQISKEYERFSKYMPSVKVAVFFGGLSIKKDEEVLKRESPHVVVGTPGRILALSRNKSLNLRHIKHFILDECDKMLEQLDMRRDVQEIFRMTPHEKQVMMFSATLSKEIRPVCRKFMQDPMEIFVDDETKLTLHGLQQYYVKLKDNEKNRKLFDLLDVLEFNQVVIFVKSVQRCIALAQLLVEQNFPAIAIHRAMPQDERLARYQQFKDFQRRILVATNLFGRGMDIERVNIAFNYDMPEDSDTYLHRVARAGRFGTKGLAITFVSDESDARTLNDVQDRFEVNISELPEEIDISSYIEQSR, from the exons ATGACTGAGAACGACGTTGAGAACGAGCTTTTAGACTACGAGGAGGATGAGGTGGACGCGACCGGTCCTGGAGACGTGGTAATTGGCCACGAAGGGACCATATCCATCAGGAAGGAAGGGGTCAAAGGGTCATACGTGTCCATCCACTCCTCAGGATTCCGAGATTTCCTTCTTAAGCCCGAGCTCTTGAGAGCCATAGTGGACTGTGGATTCGAACACCCATCTGAGG TCCAGCATGAGTGTATTCCTCAGGCGATATTGGGAATGGATGTATTATGTCAGGCCAAGTCTGGAATGGGTAAGACTGCTGTCTTTGTGTTGGCCACCCTTCAGCAGCTGGAGCCAGTGACTGGTCAG GTGTCGGTGTTAGTCATGTGCCATACCAGAGAGCTGGCGTTCCAGATCAGCAAAGAGTATGAACGCTTTTCCAAATACATGCCCAGTGTCAAG GTGGCAGTGTTTTTTGGTGGTTTATCCATAAAGAAGGATGAGGAGGTGTTGAAGAGAGAGAGCCCTCACGTGGTGGTGGGCACCCCTGGTCGGATACTAGCTCTGTCCCGGAACAAGAGCCTCAACCTGAGACACATCAAGCACTTCATCCTGGACGAATGTGACAAGATGCTGGAACAACTTG ACATGCGACGTGACGTCCAGGAAATCTTTCGCATGACCCCTCATGAGAAGCAGGTCATGATGTTCAGTGCGACCCTGAGCAAAGAGATCCGTCCCGTCTGCAGAAAGTTCATGCAAGAT CCGATGGAAATTTTTGTGGACGACGAGACCAAGCTGACGCTTCACGGCCTCCAGCAGTACTACGTCAAGCTGAAGGACAATGAGAAGAACAGGAAGCTCTTTGATCTTCTGGATGTTTTGGAGTTCAACCAG gtGGTGATCTTTGTGAAGTCAGTGCAGCGTTGCATTGCTCTGGCTCAGCTGCTAGTGGAGCAAAACTTTCCGGCCATTGCTATTCATAGAGCAATGCCTCAAGACGAAAG ACTGGCTCGATATCAGCAATTTAAAGATTTCCAGAGACGGATCCTGGTGGCCACAAACCTGTTCGGCCGAGGTATGGACATCGAAAGAGTCAACATTGCCTTCAACTACGACATGCCTGAAGATTCAGACACGTACCTACACAGG GTGGCGAGAGCTGGCAGGTTTGGAACGAAAGGTCTGGCCATCACATTCGTGTCAGATGAAAGTGACGCCCGCACTTTGAATGATGTTCAGGACAGGTTTGAGGTGAACATCAGTGAACTTCCAGAGGAGATTGATATCTCGTCATATA TCGAACAGTCACGATAA
- the polr1h gene encoding DNA-directed RNA polymerase I subunit RPA12 — MSCFRADLNFCPECGNILPLPGFHNSIICPRCSFSIPVKDILGHVIKSSVVFNPLDQSSSTVDSEVDAELKGPIIDRRCSRCNKEGMVYHTRQMRSADEGQTVFFTCIHCRYQEKEDS, encoded by the exons ATGTCATGTTTTAGAGCTGATCTCAACTTTTGTCCTGAGTGTGGAAACATTCTGCCATTACCTGGTTTCCACAATTCTATCATCTGTCCTCGATGTTCCTTCAGTATCCCTGTTAAAG ACATATTAGGTCATGTTATTAAGTCATCCGTGGTGTTTAATCCACTGGATCAGAGTTCCAGCACTGTTGATAGTGAAGTTGATGCAGAACTGAAGGGACCCATT ATTGACAGGAGGTGCTCTCGCTGTAATAAAGAGGGAATGGTGTATCACACGAGACAGATGAGATCTGCTGATGAAGGCCAGACTGTGTTCTTCACCTGCATACATTGCAG GTATCAAGAAAAGGAAGACTCCTAA
- the gtf2h4 gene encoding general transcription factor IIH subunit 4, with amino-acid sequence MKLRVQLQCKNLHEYLKELSPEILDRLYNHPATCLAVYRELPSLGKNYVMRMLFLDHPLPQAAVALWVKKDSQKDHDQCVSVLTGLRLWHSQQLQGGLQGFVLNPVFKDNLRIALLGGGKPWADDGSSLGPDRHGRDVLSLDRYAMERWEVILHFMVGSPSAAVSQDLAQLLNQAGLMRSEPGEAPCITSAGFQFLLLDTASQLWYFTLQYLKTAQSRGMDLVEILSFLFQLSFSTLGRDYSVEGMSESLLTFLQHLREFGLVFQRKRKSRRYYPTRLAITLAAGITANPSSGSASSALGATPGTGDTGFIVVETNYRVYAYTNSELQIALVALFSEMLYRFPNVVVAQVTRESVQQAIANGITAQQIIHFLRTRAHPVMVKQTPALPPTITDQIRLWELEKDRLQFTEGVLYNQFLSQADFEVLRDRAQGLGVLVWQNPAHRVMVVSPHGHSEVKRFWKRQKSHT; translated from the exons ATGAAGCTTCGCGTTCAGCTGCAGTGTAAAAACTTACACGAGTATCTGAAGGAACTGAGTCCAGAAATACTCGACAGACTCTACAATCATCCAGCAACATGTCTGGCAGTCTACAG GGAACTTCCATCGCTGGGGAAAAATTATGTAATGCGGATGCTATTTTTAGACCACCCCCTACCACAGGCCGCAGTTGCTCTGTGGGTTAAAAAAGACAGCCAAAA AGATCACGatcagtgtgtgtctgtgttaacTGGTTTACGGCTCTGGCACAGCCAGCAGCTTCAGGGTGGACTTCAGGGTTTTGTGCTCAACCCTGTGTTTAAAGACAACCTGAGGATAGCACTGCTAGGCGG TGGGAAACCATGGGCGGATGATGGCAGCAGTCTCGGTCCTGATCGACATGGCAGAGATGTGCTGAGTCTCGACCGCTATGCCATGGAGCGTTGGGAGGTCATCCTTCACTTTATGGTGGGCTCACCGAGCGCCGCCGTCAGCCAGGATCTGGCCCAGCTGCTCAACCAAGCGGGGCTCATGAGGAG TGAACCTGGAGAGGCTCCATGTATCACATCGGCAGGGTTTCAGTTTCTGCTGCTGGACACGGCCTCTCAGCTTTGGTACTTCACCCTGCAGTACCTCAAAACCGCACAG TCAAGAGGTATGGACCTGGTGGAGATTCTTTCCTTTTTGTTCCAGCTGAGTTTTTCCACTCTCGGTCGG GACTATTCTGTGGAGGGCATGAGTGAGTCCTTGCTCACATTTTTGCAGCATCTACGAGAGTTTGGCCTGGTCTTCCAAAGAAAG AGAAAGTCCAGAAGGTATTACCCCACAAGGTTGGCCATAACTCTAGCTGCAGGCATCACGGCAAACCCTTCCTCTGGTTCCGCTTCCTCTGCGCTTGGAGCTACACCAGGAACAGGAGACACAGGCTTCATTGTCGTAGAAACCAACTATCGTGTATACGCCTACACCA ATTCTGAACTTCAGATCGCACTCGTGGCTCTATTTAGCGAGATGCTGTATCGCTTTCCTAATGTGGTGGTTGCTCAGGTAACCAGAGAATCAGTGCAGCAGGCCATAGCAAACGGCATTACTGCACAGCAG ATTATTCATTTCTTACGGACCCGAGCTCACCCTGTAATGGTTAAACAG ACCCCTGCACTCCCCCCAACCATCACAGATCAGATCAGACTGTGGGAGCTCGAGAAAGATCGCTTGCAGTTCACTGAGG gaGTATTATACAACCAGTTTTTATCCCAGGCTGATTTTGAAGTGCTGCGAGATAGAGCTCag GGTTTGGGTGTATTGGTGTGGCAAAACCCGGCTCACAGGGTAATGGTGGTGTCGCCACATGGACACAGCGAGGTTAAGAGATTCTGGAAAAGACAGAAGAGTCATACATGA